In Arthrobacter sp. QXT-31, one genomic interval encodes:
- a CDS encoding FG-GAP-like repeat-containing protein — translation MNNSSILPGRSRQVIAAFCTVLTTLIFFSPTAPAAATTANAPAVNETSAAPSMRFEGEAVVGRTLKLVADVDWSTHWERISYEWLVDGRFYAHAGASTIVSESHFGRRISVRMTMKEFGADPVVYVSEETPPVRGSFYASRGYAAEPVLGRAISASLSQMIPQPALASGPERSYVWSRNGLPIPGAVSASYTVTEEDLGAELTSTVTLSAPEYLTWSRTESHGAGFRGHLELASDPTITWNRTAPSNNVPTGTVLQASAPPVTGTAPADLTYAYQWYAGDWMTEAIPGATGSTYIAAPEYIGKTINVGVTPVAAHYKGRERGVASNLRPYVWGKFTGVTAPTVKGTALPGEVVTAVPGTPSPAAETVMYEWYRDDERLTGWSADPTYMVTRDDRGHRISVRARYHRAHYYDSTTAISRPIAPTFDARAFMDFTGDDKSDILARDKAGVLWVYPGNGTGGWKPRYQLQNGHEGYLGLIRPGDFNGDDIPDYLAQDVWGKLWMSDGPSGSFVGTGWNGFTIISPDDFNGDIEPDVMARDKYGALYLYPGNGTGGFKPRVKIGSGWQNFTTILGPGDFSGDGKADVMARDKYGALYLYPGNGTGGWKPRVKIGSGWQNFTSISAAGDFNCDGKADVMARDKYGALYLYPGNGTGGWKPRVKIGSGWQNFTSIF, via the coding sequence GTGAATAATTCTTCTATCCTGCCCGGACGCTCACGGCAGGTAATCGCTGCTTTTTGCACCGTTTTGACGACGCTAATTTTCTTCTCGCCGACGGCTCCTGCCGCCGCCACCACCGCAAACGCTCCGGCGGTCAACGAGACCTCCGCAGCGCCGTCGATGAGGTTCGAGGGCGAGGCTGTGGTCGGACGGACCCTGAAGCTCGTCGCGGACGTTGACTGGAGCACGCACTGGGAGAGGATCAGCTACGAATGGCTGGTGGACGGCCGGTTCTACGCCCACGCCGGCGCTTCAACAATAGTGTCGGAGTCGCATTTCGGGCGCCGTATCTCGGTTCGTATGACGATGAAGGAGTTCGGCGCTGATCCGGTCGTATACGTGTCTGAGGAAACACCTCCCGTCCGTGGATCCTTCTACGCTTCAAGGGGTTACGCTGCGGAACCCGTGTTGGGTCGAGCCATTTCCGCCAGCCTTAGCCAAATGATTCCACAACCTGCTCTTGCCTCCGGGCCGGAGCGATCTTACGTGTGGTCGCGGAACGGACTTCCGATCCCGGGAGCGGTTTCAGCGTCGTACACCGTCACCGAGGAGGATTTGGGGGCAGAACTCACCAGCACGGTTACCCTATCAGCGCCGGAATACCTGACTTGGAGCCGAACAGAATCACATGGTGCAGGTTTCCGCGGACACCTGGAACTGGCATCAGATCCAACTATCACCTGGAACCGCACAGCACCCTCCAACAACGTTCCCACCGGCACCGTGCTGCAGGCCTCCGCCCCGCCGGTCACCGGTACCGCGCCAGCTGACCTGACCTATGCGTACCAGTGGTATGCGGGCGACTGGATGACCGAAGCGATTCCCGGCGCGACAGGGTCGACGTACATCGCTGCCCCGGAGTACATCGGCAAGACCATTAATGTCGGCGTCACACCAGTCGCTGCTCATTACAAGGGCCGGGAAAGGGGCGTCGCATCCAACCTGCGACCATACGTCTGGGGCAAGTTCACAGGAGTCACCGCCCCGACTGTCAAAGGCACGGCCCTACCCGGTGAAGTCGTCACCGCCGTTCCTGGGACCCCCAGTCCTGCCGCTGAGACCGTCATGTACGAGTGGTACCGGGACGACGAGAGGCTCACCGGCTGGAGTGCCGACCCGACGTATATGGTCACCCGGGATGATCGAGGACATAGGATTTCGGTGCGCGCCCGATACCACCGTGCCCACTATTACGACAGTACGACGGCCATATCCAGGCCGATAGCACCGACCTTCGACGCCCGGGCTTTCATGGACTTCACCGGCGACGATAAATCGGACATCCTGGCGCGTGACAAAGCCGGTGTTCTGTGGGTTTACCCTGGCAACGGGACCGGCGGATGGAAACCCCGTTACCAGCTTCAAAACGGACACGAAGGCTACCTCGGCCTCATCAGACCGGGCGACTTCAACGGTGACGACATCCCTGACTATCTCGCCCAGGACGTCTGGGGAAAGTTGTGGATGTCCGACGGGCCATCCGGCTCGTTCGTCGGAACCGGCTGGAACGGATTCACCATCATCTCCCCTGACGACTTCAACGGCGATATCGAACCCGATGTCATGGCCCGGGACAAGTACGGGGCCCTCTACCTGTACCCCGGTAACGGGACAGGCGGCTTCAAGCCCCGGGTAAAGATCGGCTCAGGCTGGCAGAACTTCACCACCATCCTCGGTCCAGGGGATTTCAGCGGCGACGGGAAGGCCGACGTCATGGCCCGGGACAAGTACGGGGCCCTCTACCTGTACCCCGGTAACGGGACAGGCGGCTGGAAACCCCGGGTGAAAATCGGCTCAGGCTGGCAAAACTTCACCAGCATCAGCGCCGCGGGCGACTTCAACTGCGACGGGAAGGCCGACGTCATGGCCCGCGACAAGTACGGGGCCCTCTACCTGTATCCGGGAAACGGGACAGGCGGCTGGAAACCCCGGGTGAAAATCGGCTCAGGCTGGCAAAACTTCACCAGCATCTTCTAG
- a CDS encoding energy-coupling factor transporter transmembrane component T family protein, which translates to MRGHGFLLANYVPGTSLIHRMPLWLKFLLVLACGAASFLIVDWRLAAAALTVLCVLFLLSGAGAVRLYRAVKPLLPILLVIGAFQWWQLGAPVAARIVLNILLCVVAASLLTATTPLHRLLDGVVSLARPFRRFGADPERFALTIAIMLRSIPFIAGAFADVRDSARARGLERNPRALVLPVFITTVAYARHTGEALAARGLGEPED; encoded by the coding sequence GTGAGGGGTCACGGCTTCCTGCTCGCCAACTATGTGCCGGGCACTTCCCTGATCCACCGGATGCCGCTGTGGCTCAAGTTCCTCCTCGTCCTGGCCTGCGGAGCCGCCTCGTTCCTCATTGTCGATTGGCGGCTGGCGGCCGCAGCACTCACCGTTCTCTGCGTTCTGTTCCTGCTCAGCGGCGCCGGGGCTGTGCGCCTTTACCGTGCCGTGAAACCGCTGCTTCCCATCCTGCTGGTGATCGGGGCCTTCCAGTGGTGGCAGCTGGGCGCGCCCGTTGCCGCGCGGATCGTTCTGAACATTCTGCTGTGTGTCGTGGCGGCGTCGCTGCTGACCGCCACCACGCCACTGCACCGGCTGCTCGACGGCGTCGTCTCCCTGGCGCGCCCGTTCCGGCGCTTTGGCGCTGATCCCGAACGTTTCGCCCTGACCATTGCCATCATGCTCCGGAGCATTCCGTTCATTGCCGGGGCCTTCGCGGATGTCCGGGACTCGGCCCGGGCACGCGGACTGGAACGCAACCCGCGGGCCCTGGTCCTGCCGGTGTTCATCACCACCGTGGCGTATGCCCGGCACACGGGCGAGGCGCTGGCCGCCCGCGGACTGGGCGAACCGGAGGACTGA
- a CDS encoding ABC-F family ATP-binding cassette domain-containing protein: MITVQELELRAGARLLMDQVSFRIDKGDKIGLVGRNGAGKTTLTRVLAGEGLPAAGKVTRSGEIGYLPQDPRTPDMEQLARDRILSARGLDVVVGKLKKAQADMASDNPEVQRKAMGRYDRLEAEFLSGGGYAAEAEAAAISSNLALPERILNQPLKTLSGGQRRRVELARILYSGAETMLLDEPTNHLDADSISWLRDFLKNHQGGLIVISHDVELLEATVNKVYHLDANRAQIDFYNMGWKRYLQQRETDERARKRERANAEKKAQVLMDQANKMRAKATKAVAAQNMAKRAERLLSGLEAVREQDRVAALRFPDPSPCGKTPLTAEGLSKSYGSLEIFTDVDLAIDRGSKVVILGLNGAGKTTLLRMLAGVDLPDTGDIVPGHGLKVGYYAQEHETLDHDRTVLENMRSAAPDMKDAEVRGILGSFLFSGDDVDKPAGVLSGGEKTRLALATIVASSANVLLLDEPTNNLDPASRAEILGALRNYTGAVVLVSHDEGAVEALNPERVVLLPDGVEDLWNEDYLDLITLA; this comes from the coding sequence GTGATTACCGTTCAGGAACTTGAACTCCGTGCCGGCGCCCGCCTGCTCATGGACCAGGTGAGCTTCCGGATCGACAAGGGTGACAAGATCGGACTGGTGGGCCGCAACGGTGCCGGCAAGACCACGCTGACCCGCGTGCTCGCGGGCGAGGGCCTGCCTGCCGCCGGCAAGGTGACCCGCAGCGGCGAGATCGGTTACCTGCCGCAGGATCCACGCACACCGGACATGGAGCAGCTGGCGCGGGACCGGATCCTGTCCGCCCGCGGACTGGACGTCGTCGTCGGCAAGCTGAAGAAGGCGCAGGCCGACATGGCCAGCGACAACCCGGAGGTCCAGCGCAAGGCCATGGGCCGGTACGACCGGCTCGAGGCGGAGTTCCTGTCCGGGGGAGGGTACGCGGCGGAAGCCGAAGCGGCCGCCATCTCCTCCAACCTCGCACTGCCGGAGCGCATCCTCAACCAGCCGCTGAAGACACTGTCCGGCGGTCAGCGCCGCCGTGTGGAACTGGCGCGCATCCTTTACTCCGGCGCGGAAACCATGCTCCTGGATGAGCCCACCAACCACCTCGACGCCGATTCCATCTCCTGGCTCCGTGACTTCCTTAAGAACCACCAGGGTGGCCTGATCGTGATCAGCCACGACGTAGAGCTGCTGGAAGCAACCGTCAACAAGGTCTACCACCTGGACGCGAACCGGGCCCAGATCGACTTCTACAACATGGGATGGAAGCGCTACCTGCAGCAGCGCGAGACGGATGAGCGCGCCCGCAAGCGCGAACGCGCCAACGCCGAGAAGAAGGCCCAGGTCCTGATGGACCAGGCCAACAAAATGCGGGCCAAGGCCACCAAGGCCGTTGCCGCGCAGAACATGGCCAAGCGCGCCGAGCGTCTGCTCAGCGGCCTGGAGGCCGTCCGCGAGCAGGACCGCGTGGCAGCACTGCGGTTCCCGGATCCGTCGCCCTGTGGCAAGACGCCTCTCACGGCCGAAGGACTGAGCAAGTCCTATGGTTCGCTGGAGATCTTCACCGACGTGGACCTGGCCATCGACCGCGGCTCCAAGGTGGTCATTCTCGGCCTTAACGGTGCCGGCAAGACCACCCTGCTGCGCATGCTCGCCGGCGTGGACCTGCCGGACACCGGCGACATCGTTCCCGGCCACGGACTCAAGGTGGGCTACTACGCCCAGGAGCACGAAACCCTGGACCACGACCGCACCGTCCTCGAAAACATGCGCTCCGCCGCGCCGGACATGAAGGACGCGGAGGTCCGCGGCATCCTGGGCTCGTTCCTGTTCTCGGGCGACGACGTCGACAAGCCCGCCGGCGTGCTCTCCGGCGGTGAGAAGACCCGTCTGGCCCTGGCCACCATCGTGGCCTCCAGTGCGAACGTGCTCCTCCTCGACGAGCCAACCAACAACCTCGACCCCGCCAGCCGCGCCGAGATCCTGGGCGCCCTGCGGAACTACACCGGCGCCGTCGTCCTGGTCAGCCACGATGAAGGCGCCGTCGAGGCACTCAACCCCGAGCGCGTGGTGCTGCTGCCCGACGGCGTTGAGGACCTGTGGAACGAGGACTACCTGGACCTCATCACGCTGGCGTAG
- a CDS encoding ATP-binding protein has translation MSTNTMTPPLADTSVENVIALMRTTRMPHARAVVADVLATAKAQRWDPTEVVRVLLEAEATGRNASMLATRRKRAGFPTGKTFDVWDEALSTLPPATTSFLRTLEWVRRRENLIACGPSGTGKTLLLEALGQQAIDQGMSVSWLSMEDLGALVRRHRIDDSVNKAITRATNVDLICIDDIGLLPVSADAAEGFYRVVEASYEKRSLAISSNIHPSGFDELMPKTIATATVDRLMHHAHLCQTSGESVRLMQAQNGKGTRPMN, from the coding sequence ATGAGCACTAACACCATGACCCCGCCCCTGGCCGACACGTCCGTAGAGAACGTGATCGCGCTGATGCGCACCACCCGGATGCCGCACGCCCGCGCTGTCGTCGCCGACGTCCTGGCCACCGCGAAAGCCCAACGCTGGGACCCCACCGAAGTCGTGCGCGTCCTGCTCGAAGCCGAAGCCACCGGCCGGAACGCCTCGATGCTCGCCACCCGCCGCAAACGCGCCGGCTTCCCCACCGGGAAGACCTTCGACGTCTGGGACGAAGCCCTCTCCACCCTCCCGCCGGCAACAACATCGTTTCTGCGGACCCTGGAATGGGTCCGGCGGCGTGAAAACCTGATTGCCTGCGGGCCCTCCGGCACCGGCAAGACCCTGCTCCTGGAAGCGCTCGGCCAGCAAGCCATCGACCAAGGCATGTCCGTGTCCTGGCTCAGCATGGAAGACCTCGGCGCCCTTGTCCGCCGGCACCGCATCGATGACAGCGTCAACAAAGCCATCACCCGGGCCACCAACGTCGACCTGATCTGCATTGACGACATAGGCCTCTTGCCGGTTTCTGCCGACGCCGCCGAGGGCTTCTACCGCGTCGTCGAGGCCTCCTACGAGAAACGCTCCCTGGCGATCAGCTCGAACATCCACCCCTCCGGATTCGACGAGCTCATGCCCAAAACCATCGCCACCGCAACCGTGGACCGGCTCATGCACCACGCCCACCTCTGCCAAACCAGCGGCGAGTCCGTCCGGCTCATGCAAGCCCAAAACGGGAAAGGAACCCGCCCCATGAACTAA
- a CDS encoding DNA gyrase subunit A, giving the protein MNEDERRTRDHLMIVDALVRAVDRRDEVFQMIEDSEDVDEARRRVGQLLGVGELGSRAVLDMQVRRFTRDHRQRLASEAEELRSKLPDGR; this is encoded by the coding sequence ATGAATGAGGATGAGCGGCGGACAAGGGACCACTTGATGATCGTCGATGCCCTCGTACGGGCGGTGGATCGGCGTGACGAGGTCTTTCAGATGATTGAGGATTCAGAGGACGTGGACGAAGCAAGACGTCGGGTAGGTCAGCTGTTGGGTGTGGGAGAGTTGGGCAGCCGGGCCGTCCTTGACATGCAGGTTAGAAGATTCACCCGAGACCACCGTCAGAGGCTCGCTTCCGAGGCAGAAGAACTTAGATCAAAGTTGCCTGATGGCCGCTAA
- a CDS encoding DNA gyrase subunit A: protein MDEDERRIRDHLMIVDALVRAVNRRDEVFQVIEDSEDVDEARRRVGQLLGVGELGSRAVLDMQARRFTRDHRQLLAAEAEQLRSRLPDGR, encoded by the coding sequence ATGGATGAGGATGAGCGGCGGATAAGGGACCACTTGATGATCGTCGATGCCCTGGTGCGGGCGGTGAATCGGCGTGACGAGGTCTTTCAGGTTATTGAGGATTCAGAGGACGTGGACGAAGCAAGACGTCGGGTGGGTCAACTGTTGGGTGTGGGAGAGTTGGGCAGCCGGGCTGTCCTTGACATGCAGGCTAGAAGATTCACCCGCGACCACCGTCAGCTGCTCGCTGCCGAGGCAGAACAACTTAGATCAAGGTTGCCTGATGGCCGCTGA
- a CDS encoding biotin transporter BioY, whose amino-acid sequence MTQTPSAGALHPAKRRRWNATDLGLIAVFAALVAAAALVAAIPVGGLGVPITLQTLAVMLTGLALGPGRAFAAVGLHTLLGLAGLPIFSGGRSGLGILAGPSAGYIIAFPLAAAAVGWLAAVIIRRTVKFRAALLFAAAMVTSIVLIHGLGIVGMMVNAKLDFAKAFLADLPFYPGDILKNVLAVAVAIALHKAFPDLLVRRVRPLPQTPVTQPSATQPPVTQKPEAQKAETPEASTQQ is encoded by the coding sequence ATGACCCAGACACCCTCCGCCGGCGCCCTGCACCCGGCCAAGCGCCGCCGCTGGAACGCCACCGACCTCGGCCTCATTGCCGTCTTCGCCGCGCTCGTGGCAGCCGCAGCACTGGTTGCGGCCATCCCGGTGGGTGGCCTTGGCGTTCCGATCACGCTCCAGACCCTCGCAGTCATGCTGACCGGGCTCGCCCTCGGCCCCGGCCGCGCGTTCGCCGCCGTCGGCCTCCACACCCTGCTTGGGCTCGCCGGACTTCCGATCTTCAGCGGCGGACGCAGCGGCCTGGGAATTTTGGCCGGACCGTCGGCCGGCTACATCATCGCCTTCCCCCTCGCTGCCGCGGCGGTGGGCTGGCTGGCCGCCGTCATTATCCGTCGCACCGTGAAGTTCCGTGCCGCCCTGCTGTTTGCAGCCGCCATGGTGACCAGCATTGTGCTGATCCACGGCCTGGGCATCGTAGGCATGATGGTCAACGCCAAGCTGGACTTCGCCAAGGCGTTCCTGGCCGATCTCCCCTTCTACCCCGGCGACATCCTCAAAAACGTGCTCGCCGTCGCGGTGGCCATCGCCCTGCACAAGGCCTTCCCCGACCTGCTGGTCCGCCGCGTCCGGCCGCTCCCCCAGACGCCGGTTACGCAGCCCTCCGCAACGCAGCCGCCGGTGACGCAGAAGCCCGAGGCACAGAAGGCCGAGACGCCGGAAGCCTCCACCCAGCAGTGA
- a CDS encoding energy-coupling factor ABC transporter ATP-binding protein, with product MSTISLRNAGVSVAIDGQADPKVLLQDISLELTEERIGVIGANGSGKSTLLRMLNGLVAPTAGTVTVNGADTVRNVRAVRQQVGFVFTDPLSQLVMPTGREDVELSLRRSVRNGKERRAQATAALDRFGLLPLADQSIYELSGGERQLLALASVLAVEPDVLVLDEPSTLLDLRNRELLRRTVAGLSQQVIMSTHDLELVLDMDRVLVVESGKIAYDGGAAAAVEHYRSLSVRSLSGGDFL from the coding sequence GTGAGCACCATCTCTCTGAGGAACGCAGGGGTCAGCGTGGCCATCGACGGCCAGGCTGACCCCAAAGTTCTGCTCCAGGACATCTCACTGGAACTCACCGAGGAGCGCATCGGTGTGATCGGGGCGAACGGTTCCGGCAAGTCGACGCTCCTGCGCATGCTCAACGGCCTCGTTGCCCCGACGGCAGGGACCGTGACCGTCAACGGTGCCGACACTGTCCGCAACGTGCGCGCGGTGCGGCAGCAGGTGGGCTTCGTCTTCACCGACCCCCTCTCCCAGCTGGTCATGCCCACGGGGCGGGAGGATGTTGAGCTGTCCCTCCGGCGTTCGGTGCGGAACGGGAAGGAGCGGCGCGCGCAGGCAACCGCCGCCCTCGACCGGTTCGGGCTGCTGCCGCTGGCGGACCAGAGCATCTACGAGCTCTCCGGCGGTGAGCGTCAGCTCCTTGCCCTGGCGTCAGTGCTCGCGGTGGAACCCGATGTGCTCGTGCTGGACGAGCCTTCCACGCTGCTGGACCTCCGGAACCGCGAGCTGCTGCGCCGCACCGTAGCCGGCCTCAGCCAGCAGGTGATTATGTCCACGCATGACCTGGAACTGGTGCTGGACATGGACCGGGTACTGGTCGTTGAGTCCGGAAAGATTGCGTACGACGGCGGTGCTGCCGCCGCCGTCGAGCATTACCGCTCGCTTTCCGTTCGGAGCCTGTCTGGCGGGGATTTTCTGTGA
- a CDS encoding substrate-binding domain-containing protein — translation MPFALIGRTRHPEQLPYVDVDFENSMVEAVSYLEGLGHRRFCFVDSGGAEHALSGYGPVVRSRATFAAEVERRGLESIHISCEESPVSGQDAAERLLATAPDTTAVILMNDNASFGFINGLEKHGIDVPGDMSVLLIGSTPDVAATDPRMTVLTLPSTELGRMGVETLVDQLEERGEPMRQAVVICRFEEGQSTGPARR, via the coding sequence ATGCCGTTCGCACTGATTGGGCGGACGCGGCATCCGGAGCAGCTGCCCTACGTGGACGTAGATTTTGAGAATTCGATGGTCGAGGCGGTCTCCTACCTTGAGGGCCTCGGCCACCGCAGGTTCTGCTTCGTGGACAGCGGCGGGGCCGAGCATGCACTGAGCGGCTACGGTCCGGTCGTGCGGAGCCGGGCGACCTTTGCCGCGGAGGTGGAGCGCCGCGGGCTGGAATCCATCCACATCTCGTGTGAGGAGTCGCCAGTATCCGGCCAGGACGCCGCCGAAAGGCTCCTTGCCACAGCCCCGGACACGACGGCCGTGATCCTCATGAACGACAACGCGTCGTTCGGGTTCATCAATGGCCTGGAGAAGCACGGCATCGACGTTCCCGGGGATATGTCGGTCCTGCTCATCGGCTCAACGCCGGACGTGGCTGCCACGGATCCGAGGATGACCGTCCTCACGCTGCCCAGTACTGAGCTGGGGCGGATGGGCGTGGAGACCCTCGTCGACCAGCTCGAGGAACGGGGCGAACCGATGCGCCAGGCCGTGGTGATCTGCCGGTTCGAGGAAGGGCAGTCCACCGGACCTGCCCGGCGGTAA
- the istA gene encoding IS21 family transposase — translation MKSPGEFMEILAAYDLTRSYRDAAKICGVSHNTVRSYVKARQEGAQAPVARQRGRMTDPFLPQMISWVEQSRGKIRGDVVHEKLRALGFTGCERTTRTTLAELKAKYRARSVRVHRPWTPEPGLWLEYDYGDGPVVGGVKTVLFVAWLAFSRFRVVIALRDKTMPSVFAALDRTFRLIGGVPTYILTDNEKTVTVEHVAGIPVRNHQIVAFTRHYSTSLQTCLPADPASKGGVENAVKIAKADLVPKDTNLLPEYRSFGELEAACEAFMEEVNSRVHRATLEIPKDMLQVIEGPRLHPVPATPVTASFGQTRQVPPNTPMITFAQSRYSVPHTLMGQMVWVRGTDTEVIIVHVDATGPVEVARHKLTRPGTPAIIDDHFPPAPAGALERVIRPTNTAEEEFLALGAGAALWLKEAAAAGTQKIRHKMERAVTLAKVLGADEVDKGLGAAAVHQRFTHEDLLSIVNTGSAAGHTTSTTHTVTDQDRWLSQGTSAWASFGTTPIAATSDEDLEGAIDEH, via the coding sequence GTGAAGTCTCCAGGAGAGTTCATGGAAATATTAGCTGCTTACGATCTGACCCGGTCATACCGGGATGCCGCGAAAATCTGCGGCGTCTCACACAACACGGTGCGCTCTTACGTGAAAGCCCGTCAGGAAGGCGCGCAGGCGCCGGTGGCCCGGCAACGCGGCCGGATGACCGACCCGTTCCTGCCTCAGATGATCTCTTGGGTTGAGCAGTCCCGCGGAAAGATCCGCGGGGATGTCGTGCATGAGAAGCTCCGGGCTTTGGGGTTCACCGGGTGTGAGCGGACGACCAGGACCACTCTTGCTGAGTTGAAGGCGAAATACCGGGCCCGGAGCGTGCGGGTGCACCGGCCGTGGACGCCGGAGCCGGGTCTCTGGCTCGAGTATGACTACGGCGACGGGCCCGTCGTTGGTGGTGTGAAGACGGTTTTGTTCGTGGCCTGGCTGGCCTTCTCACGGTTCCGGGTCGTGATCGCGTTGCGGGATAAGACCATGCCGAGTGTGTTCGCCGCCCTCGACCGGACCTTCCGCCTGATCGGCGGGGTTCCGACCTACATTTTGACCGATAACGAGAAGACCGTCACGGTCGAGCACGTCGCCGGGATCCCTGTCCGCAACCACCAGATCGTGGCGTTCACCAGGCATTACTCGACGTCGTTGCAGACCTGCCTGCCGGCAGACCCTGCCTCCAAGGGCGGGGTGGAGAATGCGGTCAAGATCGCCAAGGCCGATCTCGTCCCCAAAGACACCAACCTGCTGCCCGAATACCGGTCGTTCGGCGAGCTGGAGGCTGCATGTGAGGCATTCATGGAGGAGGTGAACTCGCGGGTGCACCGGGCCACGTTGGAGATCCCGAAGGACATGCTGCAGGTGATCGAAGGCCCCAGGTTGCATCCGGTCCCGGCGACCCCGGTGACCGCGAGTTTCGGCCAGACCCGTCAGGTTCCGCCGAACACGCCCATGATCACCTTCGCCCAGTCCCGGTATTCGGTCCCGCACACCCTGATGGGGCAGATGGTGTGGGTGCGCGGCACCGACACCGAAGTGATCATCGTCCACGTAGATGCGACCGGACCGGTCGAGGTCGCACGCCACAAGCTCACCCGTCCCGGAACCCCCGCGATTATCGACGACCACTTCCCGCCCGCCCCCGCCGGCGCCCTGGAGCGGGTGATCCGCCCGACGAACACTGCCGAGGAAGAATTCCTGGCCCTCGGCGCCGGCGCCGCGCTTTGGCTCAAGGAAGCCGCCGCCGCCGGAACCCAGAAGATCAGGCACAAAATGGAACGCGCCGTCACCCTGGCCAAGGTCCTCGGCGCCGACGAGGTCGACAAAGGCCTCGGCGCGGCAGCAGTGCATCAGCGCTTCACCCACGAGGACCTGCTCTCCATCGTCAACACCGGCAGCGCGGCAGGCCACACAACCAGCACCACCCACACCGTCACAGACCAGGACCGGTGGTTGAGCCAGGGCACCAGCGCATGGGCCAGCTTCGGCACCACACCCATCGCCGCCACCAGTGACGAAGACCTTGAAGGAGCCATCGATGAGCACTAA